From Terriglobales bacterium, one genomic window encodes:
- the glmS gene encoding glutamine--fructose-6-phosphate transaminase (isomerizing) encodes MSERAGFPHHMLKEIHEQPRGVRETVVPRLTSAHERVVFPGLGIEESEFRALRRIQIVGSGTSRHAGLAGKYMIEQLARLPVEVDHASEFAYRDPIVGGNELVVAITQSGETVDTLNALREASARGGRTIGICNVIDSTIAREADGALYTYAGPEISIASTKAFTAQLAVLYLLALYLGEHCGNLSGEALRQRIAALLDVPAAIDSALQTAGQCRQLAEEYCGVRDFLYLGRGVHYPVALDGALKLKEVSYIHAEGHPAGEMKHGPNALIDEDLPVVILATRDDASAGSRTRYEKTLSNLKEVKARSGQVIAVAVEGDDEIAESADHVIFVPPAPELLLPMLEIVPLQLLAYYVAVRRGLDVDKPRNLAKAVLVE; translated from the coding sequence TTTCCGCATCACATGCTGAAGGAGATCCACGAACAGCCGCGCGGCGTGCGCGAAACGGTGGTCCCGCGCCTTACGTCAGCGCACGAACGAGTGGTGTTCCCCGGCCTGGGAATCGAGGAGAGCGAGTTTCGCGCGCTGCGGCGCATCCAGATTGTCGGCTCGGGGACCAGCCGGCACGCCGGCCTGGCGGGCAAGTACATGATCGAACAACTCGCGCGGCTGCCGGTGGAAGTGGACCACGCCAGCGAGTTCGCGTATCGCGATCCGATCGTCGGCGGGAACGAGCTGGTGGTCGCGATCACGCAATCGGGCGAAACCGTGGATACGCTGAACGCATTGCGCGAGGCCAGCGCGCGGGGCGGTCGGACCATCGGCATCTGCAACGTGATTGATTCCACGATTGCGCGCGAGGCCGACGGCGCGCTCTACACCTACGCCGGCCCGGAGATCAGCATCGCGTCCACCAAGGCGTTCACGGCGCAACTGGCGGTGCTGTACCTGCTGGCCCTGTACCTGGGTGAGCATTGCGGCAACCTGTCGGGCGAGGCATTGCGGCAGCGCATCGCCGCGCTGCTCGACGTGCCGGCCGCGATCGACTCGGCTCTGCAAACCGCCGGGCAGTGCCGGCAACTCGCGGAGGAGTATTGCGGCGTGCGGGACTTCCTCTATCTGGGGCGCGGCGTGCACTATCCGGTCGCGCTCGACGGCGCCTTGAAGCTGAAAGAAGTCTCCTATATTCACGCCGAAGGCCATCCGGCCGGCGAGATGAAGCACGGGCCGAATGCGCTCATCGATGAAGACCTGCCGGTGGTGATTCTTGCAACACGGGACGATGCCAGCGCCGGCTCGCGCACACGTTACGAGAAGACGCTCTCGAACCTCAAGGAAGTGAAGGCGCGCTCGGGGCAGGTGATCGCGGTGGCCGTCGAGGGTGATGACGAGATCGCCGAGAGCGCAGACCATGTGATCTTTGTGCCGCCGGCGCCGGAGCTGCTTTTGCCAATGCTGGAAATTGTCCCGCTGCAACTGCTGGCCTATTACGTCGCTGTGCGGCGCGGGTTGGACGTGGACAAGCCGCGGAACCTGGCGAAGGCGGTGCTGGTGGAGTAA
- a CDS encoding beta-N-acetylhexosaminidase: MRKPPAVLFLLLSCSFAFAQTPSADLKLIPAPREVQRKSGSFAIGASTRIVLASRTAAEDRISAEMLAEEIERATGRKPRITTGGASGSGLIFLGRSSADANARASNTAIADEEGYEIVAEPARVVITARTAAGVFYGGQTLRQLIQPGERGSASIPALTIRDWPAMRWRGVHIDLSRGPVPTLTALKSYVRTLAEYKINMFALYIEHVFDYEAHPLIAPKEGSLNAAEVRELVEYARRYHVLILPEQQAFGHLHHVLKSEVYSDLAETPHGHVLAPVNPQSYDLIKSLYAELVPLFPAPFFHIGSDETFELGMGQTWTRATQVGLGRVYLEHLQKVSEIMQPYHKRLMFWGDVAIKYKELLNILPKDMIAVAWEYDAQPDFTPKIKPFRDAGLDVVVSPGANNWNLIWPNFNAAFVNIRNFVRDGQKLGAIGMLNTTWADDGEALFGMTWPALVFGAQCSWQAGECSIEQFSNSYDWAFYRNNDSTFRDVILNLNRSHALLTGAAAGLANDDSFWLDPFTEGGSVWNNRALPAARDLRIAAERGLESLYRNGAKARLHADTVDFLRLAAMRLDALGMKIQFSTEISRYYMDAYLNMNDRDRVRRDLHEISAINARLEDLRDTTTRLRGIYSDVWLKENRPYWLQNVLVRYDTLAEIYQQKIMHVKGAQTQFRLQQTLPTPQQIGFYVVPGAPPVPATLPPPLPPPAGPVPASAGSAAAPNPAVSPAAAAPPAAPK, from the coding sequence ATGCGAAAACCACCCGCGGTCCTCTTCCTGCTGCTCTCCTGCTCTTTCGCTTTCGCGCAAACACCGTCAGCCGATCTGAAGCTCATCCCTGCCCCGCGCGAAGTTCAGCGCAAATCCGGATCGTTCGCCATTGGCGCATCCACCCGCATCGTGCTCGCGTCGCGCACTGCGGCCGAGGACCGCATCAGCGCAGAAATGCTCGCCGAAGAGATTGAGCGCGCGACTGGCCGCAAGCCCCGAATCACTACCGGCGGCGCGTCCGGCAGCGGCCTGATCTTCCTTGGTCGGAGCAGCGCTGACGCGAACGCCCGCGCTTCGAACACGGCAATAGCGGACGAGGAAGGCTACGAAATCGTGGCTGAGCCGGCGCGCGTGGTCATCACCGCGCGCACCGCGGCCGGTGTTTTCTACGGCGGGCAGACGTTGCGGCAGCTCATTCAACCGGGCGAACGCGGCAGCGCGTCGATCCCTGCGCTCACGATTCGCGACTGGCCCGCCATGCGCTGGCGTGGCGTACACATCGACCTGAGCCGCGGCCCTGTTCCCACGCTGACCGCGCTCAAGAGTTACGTGCGGACACTTGCCGAGTACAAAATCAACATGTTCGCGCTTTACATCGAACACGTTTTCGATTACGAGGCGCATCCGCTCATCGCGCCAAAGGAAGGTTCGCTCAATGCCGCCGAGGTTCGCGAACTTGTGGAGTACGCGCGCCGCTACCACGTCCTCATACTGCCCGAGCAGCAGGCGTTCGGGCATTTGCACCATGTCCTGAAGAGCGAGGTGTACAGCGATCTGGCGGAGACGCCGCACGGACACGTGCTCGCCCCGGTCAACCCGCAGTCCTACGACCTGATCAAGTCGCTCTACGCCGAACTCGTGCCGCTGTTCCCCGCTCCGTTCTTCCACATCGGCTCCGACGAAACCTTCGAGCTCGGCATGGGGCAGACATGGACGCGCGCCACCCAGGTGGGACTTGGCCGCGTGTACCTCGAGCACCTGCAAAAAGTCTCCGAGATCATGCAGCCCTACCACAAGCGGCTCATGTTCTGGGGCGACGTCGCCATCAAGTACAAAGAGCTGCTCAACATTCTTCCCAAGGACATGATCGCGGTCGCCTGGGAGTACGACGCGCAGCCCGATTTCACGCCCAAGATCAAACCGTTTCGCGACGCGGGCCTCGACGTCGTCGTTTCGCCCGGTGCGAACAACTGGAACCTGATCTGGCCCAACTTCAATGCCGCCTTCGTCAACATCCGCAATTTCGTGCGCGACGGCCAGAAGCTCGGCGCCATCGGCATGCTGAACACCACCTGGGCCGACGACGGCGAAGCGCTGTTCGGCATGACCTGGCCCGCCCTGGTCTTCGGCGCGCAATGCTCGTGGCAGGCAGGCGAGTGCTCCATCGAACAGTTTTCCAACAGCTACGACTGGGCGTTCTATCGCAACAACGATTCCACGTTCCGCGATGTCATCCTGAACCTGAACCGCAGCCATGCCCTGCTCACCGGCGCCGCCGCTGGCCTGGCGAACGACGACAGCTTCTGGCTGGATCCGTTCACCGAGGGCGGCTCGGTGTGGAACAATCGCGCTCTTCCCGCCGCCCGTGATCTGCGTATCGCAGCCGAGCGCGGACTCGAATCGCTGTATCGAAACGGCGCCAAAGCGCGCCTCCACGCTGACACCGTCGACTTCCTCCGCCTGGCCGCGATGCGCCTCGATGCTCTGGGCATGAAAATTCAGTTCTCAACCGAGATCAGCCGCTACTACATGGACGCGTATCTGAACATGAACGATCGCGACCGCGTTCGCCGCGACCTGCACGAGATTTCCGCGATCAACGCGCGCCTGGAAGACCTTCGCGACACGACCACGCGCCTGCGTGGCATTTATTCCGACGTCTGGCTGAAGGAGAACCGCCCTTACTGGTTGCAGAACGTGCTTGTCCGTTATGACACGCTCGCCGAGATCTACCAGCAGAAGATCATGCACGTGAAAGGCGCGCAAACGCAGTTCCGCCTGCAGCAAACGCTGCCCACACCGCAGCAGATCGGCTTCTACGTCGTGCCGGGCGCGCCACCGGTGCCCGCAACCCTGCCCCCACCGCTGCCGCCGCCGGCCGGGCCGGTCCCTGCGTCCGCTGGATCGGCCGCTGCCCCTAACCCGGCTGTTTCGCCGGCGGCGGCTGCGCCGCCCGCTGCTCCGAAGTAG
- a CDS encoding nucleotide sugar dehydrogenase, translating into MHIGVYGSGYLATIGSACLADFGTPVTCYDKDTERVFGLAEGNVPFYEKNLQDVIRRNVRAGRLIYSTDQESFARKSQVIFLAQDSQRYIEDMALNLAQMASPETIFVVMTPSPVGTARRIEQRLTSAGLQQVVVTQPVFLTDGCAVEDFNWPDRIVLGADSPQAVLTLKQIYRPLVMRGVPVIVTNHETAELVREASTAFVATKISFINELASLCEHVKADSMDLALALGLDKKIGPRCLQPGAALGGSFVESEMESLAELAYGNGVSLKVLTAAREVNRALCDTVVSKISSLVHNIAGKEVGILGLAFKPHTSSVAGSASLTVARKLASAGARVRAYDPVAQAEAREQLQSAVRFCETPYLAAEGADALVVGTGWPEFRSLDFDKIKKQLRQPIIIDTKNLLDGAHLRSMGFQYAGVGRA; encoded by the coding sequence ATGCACATCGGCGTATACGGCTCCGGATACCTGGCGACGATCGGCTCGGCCTGCCTGGCCGACTTCGGTACACCCGTCACCTGCTACGACAAGGACACGGAGCGCGTCTTCGGCCTCGCCGAGGGCAACGTCCCGTTCTACGAGAAGAACCTTCAGGACGTGATTCGCCGCAACGTGCGCGCCGGCCGCCTGATCTACTCCACCGACCAGGAATCGTTCGCGCGCAAGTCGCAGGTCATCTTCCTGGCGCAGGATTCGCAGCGCTACATCGAGGACATGGCGCTCAACCTGGCGCAGATGGCGTCGCCGGAGACCATCTTCGTGGTCATGACGCCCTCGCCCGTAGGCACGGCGCGCCGCATCGAGCAGCGCCTGACCTCGGCCGGGCTCCAGCAGGTCGTCGTCACACAGCCGGTGTTCCTCACCGACGGATGCGCCGTCGAAGACTTCAACTGGCCCGACCGCATCGTGCTCGGCGCCGATTCGCCGCAGGCCGTCCTCACGCTCAAGCAGATTTATCGGCCGCTGGTGATGCGCGGCGTTCCCGTCATCGTGACCAACCACGAAACGGCGGAGCTGGTGCGCGAGGCCTCCACCGCCTTCGTCGCCACCAAGATTTCCTTCATTAACGAGCTCGCCAGTTTGTGCGAGCACGTCAAGGCCGACTCCATGGACCTGGCCCTCGCGCTCGGCCTTGACAAGAAAATCGGCCCGCGCTGCCTCCAGCCCGGCGCTGCCCTGGGTGGTTCGTTCGTCGAGTCGGAGATGGAGTCGCTCGCCGAGCTGGCCTACGGCAACGGCGTCTCGCTCAAGGTCCTCACCGCCGCGCGCGAAGTCAACCGCGCCCTGTGCGACACGGTGGTGAGCAAAATCAGCTCGCTCGTGCACAACATCGCCGGAAAGGAAGTTGGCATCCTTGGCCTGGCATTCAAGCCGCACACCAGTTCGGTGGCCGGCTCGGCGTCGCTCACGGTGGCGCGCAAGCTGGCCTCCGCCGGCGCGCGCGTCCGTGCCTACGATCCGGTGGCCCAGGCGGAAGCGCGCGAGCAGCTGCAATCGGCCGTGCGCTTCTGCGAAACGCCCTACCTGGCTGCCGAAGGCGCCGATGCTCTGGTGGTCGGAACCGGCTGGCCCGAGTTCCGCTCGCTCGACTTCGACAAGATCAAGAAGCAGCTGCGCCAGCCCATCATCATCGACACCAAGAACCTGCTCGATGGTGCGCACCTGCGCTCCATGGGCTTCCAGTACGCGGGCGTCGGCCGCGCCTAG
- a CDS encoding DUF4112 domain-containing protein gives MKAQREPEIISPDEPFVMRGRSFAGPSDDLLERIVSLLDDGFRLPVVGLRFGIDPLLGLLPGLGDALAAIGSFLVIYAGWRRGLPRVTLVRMLANIAIDSVGGALPVVGDAFDFYWKSNRMNFNLLQGRAERRRQSWRDWLFLGILGMILLGLALLPLAVLVVLVRWLWR, from the coding sequence ATGAAAGCGCAACGCGAACCGGAAATCATTTCGCCCGACGAGCCGTTCGTCATGCGCGGCCGGAGCTTCGCCGGTCCCAGCGACGACCTGCTGGAGCGCATCGTCTCGCTGCTGGACGACGGATTTCGCCTTCCCGTGGTCGGGCTGCGCTTCGGAATCGATCCGCTGCTCGGATTGCTGCCCGGGTTGGGGGACGCCCTGGCGGCGATTGGTTCGTTCCTGGTGATCTACGCGGGATGGAGGCGGGGCCTGCCACGCGTGACGCTGGTGCGCATGCTCGCCAATATCGCCATCGATTCGGTCGGCGGCGCGCTGCCCGTGGTGGGCGACGCGTTCGACTTTTACTGGAAGTCGAACCGCATGAACTTCAACCTGCTGCAGGGCCGCGCCGAGCGACGCCGGCAGAGCTGGCGCGATTGGCTGTTCCTGGGGATTCTGGGAATGATTCTGCTCGGCCTGGCGCTCCTGCCGCTGGCCGTGCTGGTGGTGTTGGTGCGGTGGCTGTGGCGATAG
- a CDS encoding oligopeptide/dipeptide ABC transporter ATP-binding protein, translated as MLFVSHDLLSVAAICDRIAIIHDGEIVETGETERIFMRPQHPYTQQLVAALPAQPAFKQRNVAKIAAT; from the coding sequence ATGCTGTTCGTCTCCCACGACCTGCTCTCGGTGGCGGCGATTTGCGACCGCATCGCGATCATCCATGACGGCGAGATCGTGGAAACGGGTGAAACCGAACGCATCTTCATGCGTCCCCAGCACCCCTACACGCAGCAGCTTGTCGCTGCCCTGCCTGCACAGCCCGCATTCAAGCAACGAAATGTCGCGAAGATCGCGGCGACGTGA
- a CDS encoding ROK family protein has translation MFSANSLVLGVDVGGTKVAAGLVDARGQIVHKARRPMVANRDAEDALAVVLRAADAALALPAAREANIEAAGISAPGYIDSESGAVIGATNLPCWRGFPLARRVAEHTGLATRIDNDGNAAALAEAVWGSGAGYRSVFYVTIGTGIGTGMVFDGRIHHGRTGGAGEGGHVSIDYRGPRCLCGKRGCIEMYAAGPAIAARAQGALAAAGRRRSAPSKREASLLRELACGKLKAVTAEVVGKAALEGDALANAVLREVADHLAVWLGNIVDLLEPDVIVVGGGLGHLMASFFGHMRERMSRWSINPRSSEIPIVGAMYGAESGIAGAAALWQEAQGRGAGV, from the coding sequence ATGTTTTCGGCAAACAGCCTGGTGCTCGGTGTGGACGTGGGCGGCACCAAGGTCGCCGCCGGCCTGGTGGACGCTCGCGGCCAGATCGTGCACAAGGCGCGCCGCCCGATGGTCGCGAATCGCGACGCCGAAGACGCACTGGCCGTGGTTCTGCGCGCCGCCGATGCTGCGCTGGCTTTGCCCGCGGCGCGGGAGGCCAACATCGAAGCCGCCGGCATCAGCGCTCCCGGCTACATTGATTCCGAATCCGGCGCGGTCATCGGCGCTACCAACCTTCCGTGCTGGCGCGGCTTTCCGCTGGCGCGCCGTGTTGCCGAACATACCGGTCTGGCAACCCGCATCGACAACGACGGCAACGCCGCCGCCCTGGCCGAGGCGGTCTGGGGATCGGGCGCCGGCTATCGCAGTGTCTTCTACGTGACCATCGGAACCGGCATCGGCACGGGCATGGTTTTCGATGGCCGCATCCATCACGGCCGGACCGGCGGCGCAGGCGAAGGCGGCCACGTGAGCATCGACTACCGTGGACCGCGCTGCCTTTGCGGCAAGCGCGGATGCATCGAGATGTACGCCGCCGGACCGGCGATCGCTGCCCGCGCGCAGGGTGCGCTGGCGGCCGCAGGCAGGCGCCGCTCGGCTCCATCGAAACGCGAAGCATCGCTGCTGCGTGAATTGGCTTGCGGCAAATTAAAGGCTGTAACGGCGGAAGTCGTCGGCAAGGCCGCGTTGGAAGGCGATGCGCTCGCGAATGCGGTGTTGCGCGAGGTCGCCGACCACCTGGCGGTGTGGCTGGGCAACATCGTTGATCTGCTCGAGCCCGACGTCATCGTTGTGGGCGGCGGGCTCGGGCACCTGATGGCCAGCTTCTTCGGACACATGCGCGAGCGGATGTCGCGCTGGTCCATAAACCCGCGCTCTTCCGAGATTCCCATCGTCGGCGCCATGTACGGCGCCGAAAGCGGCATTGCAGGCGCCGCCGCCCTGTGGCAGGAAGCTCAGGGTCGTGGCGCCGGCGTGTAA
- a CDS encoding 2'-5' RNA ligase family protein, with amino-acid sequence MKQPLYALVTYVQDSVGQFVEDLRHQLHPDHAHLPAHITLMPPRPLAGSEADAIEMTSQVCSSVEPFEVGLGDVESFVPLTPTVFIRVAHAAYRMRELHDRLNTGALAFTEPWPYMPHLTIVKSDSEQTSRHDFHLARQRWAAYAGAKRVRVEQLTFVREGENRTWHDIAPIPLGRRLAPLMR; translated from the coding sequence ATGAAGCAGCCTCTGTACGCCCTGGTTACCTACGTTCAGGATTCGGTCGGTCAGTTCGTGGAAGACCTGCGCCACCAGCTTCATCCCGACCACGCCCATCTTCCCGCCCACATCACCTTGATGCCGCCTCGTCCGCTCGCCGGCAGCGAAGCCGACGCCATTGAGATGACCTCTCAGGTCTGCTCGTCCGTCGAACCGTTCGAGGTCGGACTCGGCGATGTGGAAAGCTTCGTCCCGCTCACGCCCACGGTCTTCATCCGCGTGGCGCACGCCGCCTACCGCATGCGCGAGCTGCACGACAGGTTGAACACCGGCGCCCTCGCCTTCACCGAGCCCTGGCCCTACATGCCGCACCTCACGATCGTCAAAAGTGACTCGGAGCAGACCTCCCGGCATGATTTCCACCTGGCGCGCCAGCGCTGGGCTGCCTACGCCGGCGCGAAGCGCGTTCGGGTGGAACAGCTCACCTTCGTTCGCGAGGGCGAAAACCGCACCTGGCACGACATTGCTCCGATCCCGCTCGGCCGCCGCCTCGCGCCCCTAATGCGCTGA